The following proteins come from a genomic window of Candidatus Eisenbacteria bacterium:
- the nadA gene encoding quinolinate synthase NadA — protein sequence MATTTPIDPKLDLFDAIDKLRKKLNAVILAHFYQEGEIQDVADHVGDSLALAQEAARTTKSVIVFAGVHFMAETAKILNPDKQVLLPSLDAGCSLADGCKPDEFRKFLGRHPDHVVISYINCSAEVKAMSDVICTSSNAVKIVQSIPADRKIVFAPDQHLGRYVIKQTGRDMVLWPGTCEVHETFSAKQIVQLKIRHPEAKVAAHPECTEAVLNLADHIGSTSSLLKFVAASPAAAFIVVTEPGIIHQMKKLAPDKIFIPGPSDSCSCNECPYMRENTPERLYLCMRDRTPEIEVPEEIRRRALIPIQRMLEISK from the coding sequence ATGGCGACGACCACACCGATCGATCCGAAGCTCGATCTCTTTGATGCGATCGATAAACTGCGGAAGAAGCTAAATGCCGTGATTCTCGCTCACTTCTATCAAGAGGGGGAGATTCAGGATGTGGCCGATCATGTCGGCGACAGCCTCGCGCTGGCGCAGGAAGCCGCCCGGACGACAAAATCGGTGATCGTTTTCGCCGGGGTCCATTTTATGGCCGAAACGGCGAAGATTCTCAATCCCGACAAGCAGGTCTTGTTGCCCTCCCTCGACGCCGGCTGTTCTCTGGCGGATGGTTGCAAGCCCGATGAGTTCCGGAAGTTTCTCGGCCGGCATCCCGATCATGTTGTCATCTCCTACATCAACTGCTCCGCCGAGGTGAAGGCGATGTCGGATGTCATCTGCACATCGAGTAATGCGGTGAAGATTGTGCAATCGATTCCGGCGGATCGCAAGATCGTCTTCGCGCCCGATCAGCATCTGGGCCGGTATGTCATCAAGCAGACGGGCCGCGATATGGTCCTGTGGCCCGGCACCTGTGAAGTGCATGAAACCTTCAGCGCCAAGCAGATTGTACAGCTCAAGATCCGCCATCCCGAAGCAAAGGTGGCGGCTCATCCCGAGTGCACCGAGGCGGTTCTGAATCTGGCCGATCATATCGGTTCGACGTCGAGTCTGTTGAAATTCGTCGCCGCGTCGCCGGCGGCGGCGTTTATTGTCGTGACCGAACCCGGCATCATCCACCAGATGAAGAAGCTTGCGCCGGACAAGATATTTATCCCGGGGCCGAGCGACTCCTGCTCTTGTAACGAGTGCCCCTACATGCGCGAGAACACGCCGGAGCGGCTATATCTTTGCATGCGGGACAGGACGCCGGAGATCGAGGTGCCCGAGGAGATCCGCCGCCGGGCCTTGATTCCCATTCAAAGGATGCTGGAGATTTCGAAATAG
- the ftcD gene encoding glutamate formimidoyltransferase translates to MQKIVECVPNFSEGRDKGVINAITAEISGTDGAELLDVDPGADTNRTVVTMAGAPEGVLEAAFKAIKKAAELIDMSRHAGAHPRFGATDVCPFVPVSGMTMDECVELAKRLGERVGRELGIPVYLYEHAATRPDRQSLADIRQGEYEALPEKHKDPGFKPDYGPAAFNKKSGVTAIGARQFLVAYNVNLNTRDKKLAHEIALNIREGGRSLRGEDGKFVRDENGEVVRQPGTLKAARAVGWYIDEYGQAQVSINLINTSITQPHVAFDEVVRQAEALGLRVTGSEIVGLIPLESMIAAGRHYIRKQGLWEGVPEREIVHIAIKSMGLADLSPFDPDEKIIEYKLRKKTPSLIKMTVRDFLDTVSSDAPAPGGGSVAALSGALSGGLSCMVASLTRGKKGYEQAQVALEAVADRAQGLKDAFLLDVDRDTDAFNQLMAAARLPKKTDEQVAAREEAMQAATRLAIDVPLSVLKRSLEVLEVADAVADSGNVNSLSDAGVAASAARTAAEGAYQNVLINLPGLTNAAERRKILDQAQAVLSAALAQSQRIWKGISDKLANNLEN, encoded by the coding sequence ATGCAGAAAATTGTCGAATGTGTTCCGAACTTCAGCGAGGGGCGGGATAAGGGCGTCATCAATGCGATCACGGCGGAAATTTCGGGAACAGATGGGGCGGAGCTCCTCGATGTCGATCCCGGCGCCGATACCAACCGCACCGTCGTGACGATGGCCGGGGCCCCTGAGGGGGTTCTGGAAGCGGCTTTTAAGGCGATCAAAAAAGCGGCGGAACTCATTGACATGTCCCGGCATGCAGGGGCTCACCCGCGTTTCGGCGCGACCGATGTTTGCCCCTTTGTCCCTGTTTCAGGAATGACGATGGACGAGTGTGTCGAACTGGCCAAGCGTCTCGGCGAGCGGGTCGGCCGTGAGCTTGGGATCCCCGTCTATCTTTACGAGCACGCCGCCACGCGCCCGGATCGGCAATCGCTGGCTGATATCCGGCAGGGTGAGTACGAGGCGCTGCCGGAAAAGCACAAGGATCCCGGGTTCAAGCCCGATTACGGTCCGGCGGCATTTAACAAAAAATCAGGCGTCACCGCCATCGGGGCCCGTCAGTTTTTGGTCGCCTATAATGTGAATCTCAACACCCGCGACAAGAAGCTGGCGCACGAGATTGCTTTGAATATCCGCGAAGGCGGGCGGAGTCTCAGGGGCGAAGATGGCAAGTTTGTCCGCGATGAGAATGGCGAGGTGGTGCGGCAGCCGGGTACGCTGAAGGCGGCCCGGGCGGTGGGCTGGTATATCGATGAGTACGGCCAGGCGCAGGTTTCCATCAACCTGATTAATACAAGTATCACCCAGCCGCATGTCGCTTTCGACGAGGTTGTCCGGCAGGCGGAGGCCCTCGGCCTGCGCGTGACGGGGAGTGAGATTGTCGGTTTGATTCCCCTCGAGTCGATGATCGCGGCCGGCAGGCACTATATCAGGAAGCAGGGTTTGTGGGAGGGTGTGCCGGAGCGGGAGATTGTACATATCGCCATCAAGTCGATGGGTCTCGCCGATCTGTCGCCTTTTGATCCCGATGAAAAGATCATCGAGTACAAACTGCGGAAGAAGACACCGAGCCTTATCAAAATGACCGTGAGGGATTTTCTCGACACCGTTTCATCCGACGCCCCGGCGCCGGGCGGCGGCAGCGTCGCCGCCCTATCAGGGGCCCTATCGGGCGGGCTGAGTTGCATGGTCGCCAGCCTGACGCGCGGCAAGAAGGGATACGAGCAGGCGCAGGTCGCCCTGGAGGCTGTCGCCGACCGGGCCCAAGGACTGAAAGACGCCTTTCTGCTCGATGTTGACCGGGACACCGATGCTTTTAACCAGCTCATGGCGGCGGCGCGGCTTCCCAAGAAGACGGATGAACAGGTCGCGGCGCGTGAGGAGGCGATGCAGGCGGCGACCCGCCTGGCGATCGATGTCCCCCTGTCCGTCCTGAAGAGGAGCCTGGAGGTTCTCGAGGTGGCGGATGCTGTGGCCGATTCTGGCAACGTGAATTCTCTCAGTGATGCCGGTGTCGCTGCTTCGGCGGCGCGGACAGCGGCGGAAGGAGCCTATCAGAATGTCCTGATCAATCTTCCAGGTCTGACCAATGCCGCGGAGCGCCGAAAAATCCTCGATCAAGCACAAGCCGTCCTGTCGGCGGCCTTGGCGCAGTCCCAGCGGATCTGGAAGGGGATCAGCGATAAACTCGCGAATAATTTAGAGAATTAG
- a CDS encoding HAD family hydrolase, with product MIKAILLDVYGTLLTTDLEIAPYSDLLRAYQLDDRELEEARRDFMTTPYDTIDAWVLALSRQYPDRVVSKEILHKVETELKRHQASFRLFDGAAAVLDGLRGKGYVTAIVTNLSTTYKEPILRLGLDELVDYRVYSCDVGFMKPEREIFEIALGAVEAAAGEAVMVGDNLADDVEGAKNAGIRPIHIEAGVHGALPSLLELPEHLERLI from the coding sequence ATGATCAAGGCGATTCTGTTGGATGTCTATGGGACACTCCTCACCACCGATCTTGAGATCGCACCCTATTCCGATCTTCTGCGGGCGTATCAACTTGACGACCGTGAGCTGGAAGAGGCCCGGCGGGATTTTATGACCACACCCTACGATACTATTGATGCATGGGTGCTGGCGCTGAGCCGTCAGTATCCTGACCGCGTTGTTTCCAAAGAAATTCTGCACAAAGTCGAAACCGAACTGAAGCGGCATCAAGCGTCGTTCAGATTATTCGACGGCGCGGCGGCCGTCCTTGACGGCCTGCGAGGGAAGGGATACGTGACCGCGATTGTCACAAATCTCTCAACGACATACAAAGAGCCCATCCTTCGGCTCGGTCTGGATGAGCTGGTTGATTATCGGGTCTATTCCTGTGATGTCGGCTTCATGAAACCGGAACGTGAAATATTCGAGATTGCTCTGGGAGCGGTGGAGGCGGCCGCCGGCGAGGCCGTCATGGTGGGGGATAACCTCGCCGACGATGTAGAGGGAGCGAAAAACGCAGGGATCCGGCCCATCCATATCGAGGCCGGCGTCCACGGCGCCTTGCCCTCCCTACTCGAGTTGCCGGAGCATTTGGAGCGGCTTATTTAA
- a CDS encoding NUDIX domain-containing protein: MKYRFCPLCATPLKPEFRGGRERPVCHRCGYVRYENPVAGVAGIVLVPGDHAIRWHEPLIGGGAGLAPPGRTPLILLARRTIPPEGWCIPCGYVEADEEIRSALIREMEEETGLIIAPREVYAVQSNFHNPDQPTVGTWFLCSVTGGRAQAGDDVDRLALYPVTDPPPLAFPTDKVVLERLGSIPPEEL; the protein is encoded by the coding sequence ATGAAATACCGCTTTTGCCCACTTTGCGCGACCCCCTTGAAACCGGAGTTTCGAGGGGGCCGGGAGCGTCCCGTGTGCCATCGATGCGGGTATGTCCGCTATGAAAATCCCGTCGCCGGTGTGGCCGGGATCGTTCTCGTTCCCGGCGATCATGCGATTCGCTGGCATGAACCCCTGATCGGTGGCGGGGCCGGCCTTGCCCCACCCGGCCGGACGCCCCTCATTCTTCTGGCCCGCCGCACGATTCCGCCGGAGGGATGGTGCATACCGTGCGGTTATGTTGAAGCCGACGAGGAGATTCGATCGGCGCTCATCCGCGAAATGGAGGAGGAGACGGGTCTGATCATCGCGCCGCGGGAGGTTTATGCCGTCCAGAGCAATTTTCACAATCCGGATCAACCCACGGTGGGAACCTGGTTTCTCTGCAGCGTCACCGGCGGGCGAGCGCAGGCGGGAGATGATGTCGATCGCTTGGCCCTGTACCCGGTGACCGATCCGCCGCCGCTGGCCTTTCCGACGGATAAGGTTGTCTTGGAGCGGTTGGGATCGATCCCGCCGGAAGAGTTGTGA
- a CDS encoding T9SS type A sorting domain-containing protein, translated as MDGKIYKQCARVVVLLIGLLWSGQGLAAPTYTAVIEWNGPYFNAINAAGLDQMVNNPVSDIPFQGSKGIGARYAADGRKMVYVLDGGNDRIQGFEVSATYVIDDSDNFTFQALGVTPAAQEWDTDQIVLAEYGDPAANWVIPYTEVVIIDGTTWGWVANLTGFTAADKVYTIDYDDASAAPEVVLPANSLSSTSSFEIRYLVTDYQGGGTAAFGLGDLDYGNSSGASVALVEFDEATGGPASFQDLASIMVAQNENTATSDDIFVIDEADNSGSQNEEFFVYTVTAAGVESYQQAYDDVLTNPTDVYVAWSGASVIAAQAAVGGGATFWDDAGGAAAITDPNQVTGHTYRATSAGGNVTITDLTTNRVLVSSTAYANLADPLLVVPGISADIPAADPGAADYDWATTVSTINHYAFIADAGANRIKVVEIGNFAWAGDELPGDAKTMTAQPAGAGLVGATADVEYDLTTPGTVPDNWVTWTLTAPIKEGSLDEMTLDPDGTPATWTRIDNLQTAGPGDQVYELDWRTGQITFGDGVHGEKPAAATDIRFTYTVTPDVLRYGTVGSGNGQFSNPHGICARWNSSLGYYDVYVADSGNDRIQKLAFHPPEPALQIPAYIQYVTQWSTASSGSDDLVTPWDLDVEDDGSGDVYVAVVDAGNDRIVIYHDVEAEGGGGATAPSYSTSFGSTGNTLGGFVQAETVDLVDNGAVLDVYVSDGSRDRAVKFEAAPVPTIALTFTGASALPTSFPPSSSYTFTFSTQNAPDGGWVDFYYDTASTFDAGTAELCFTAGTISPSAGTTGWTFSASPSGTPADGTYYLYAILRDGLGGLTAQDQSASTELLTIDSALTTALAVRDQRDGDKALLFQNNMEQSIEMRLIYPDSVVGASYGGTFPADYLQIEGIAPGNAWAGTGYTDLLFNSTYDNISGTYLISASVTGAPTGLNGAGPYVVATVRMKAKSTAVTEQTRIQSGSVALNTNLSQITDINGDAPIVWNRYALDAKVAYLGDIANTTAGTDSTVPVQRPNPDGYINFADQIAFTLGWNGENGIQDPIADIGPASGSAPSLIPAPDNSWDVDDLLSFSTQFSWFASKGYTGSQTLSASWNPAFMPLNDPVEGAAEINARSDMETGIEPIQTVEIVASHVEGLMGAMIRLSYDDSQMEFLGAEDGGLLGRSGGYVMFHTIEGAGRVEIDATRLHPEDPGVDGEGVIARFHFRVLKGNEAPLMMAYDLRDKCNHVIARGEKDLAGTSEPVYLAALYQNVPNPVRPTTSITYALPRQADARLAIYDVRGRQIRLLSEGPHTAGYHTIVWDGRSDMGERAASGVYFYMLNTEEIRISRKLLVTR; from the coding sequence ATGGACGGCAAAATTTATAAACAGTGTGCTCGTGTGGTTGTCCTCCTCATAGGTCTGCTGTGGTCGGGGCAAGGGCTAGCGGCCCCGACCTACACAGCAGTCATCGAGTGGAACGGCCCCTACTTCAACGCTATTAACGCAGCGGGTCTTGATCAAATGGTGAACAATCCCGTCTCCGACATTCCCTTTCAGGGTTCCAAGGGGATCGGTGCGCGGTATGCCGCTGACGGACGCAAGATGGTCTATGTCTTGGACGGCGGTAATGACCGGATCCAGGGTTTCGAGGTCAGCGCAACCTATGTCATTGATGACTCGGATAATTTCACATTCCAAGCGCTTGGTGTGACGCCGGCGGCCCAGGAATGGGACACCGATCAGATCGTCCTGGCCGAATACGGGGATCCGGCCGCAAACTGGGTCATCCCCTATACAGAGGTCGTGATCATTGATGGAACGACTTGGGGATGGGTCGCTAACCTCACCGGTTTCACAGCCGCCGATAAAGTCTATACGATCGATTACGATGACGCCTCCGCCGCGCCGGAAGTGGTGCTGCCGGCGAACTCTCTGTCGTCCACGAGCTCTTTTGAGATTCGTTACCTGGTGACGGATTATCAAGGCGGCGGCACGGCGGCCTTCGGATTGGGCGACCTCGACTACGGTAATTCCTCTGGGGCCTCGGTTGCGCTTGTCGAGTTCGATGAAGCCACCGGCGGACCGGCCAGTTTCCAGGATCTCGCCTCCATCATGGTAGCCCAAAATGAAAACACCGCAACATCAGATGACATCTTCGTTATTGATGAAGCGGACAACAGCGGCAGCCAGAATGAGGAGTTCTTTGTTTATACGGTGACGGCGGCCGGTGTGGAGTCGTACCAACAGGCGTATGACGACGTCCTGACGAATCCGACCGATGTGTATGTGGCCTGGAGTGGAGCCAGTGTGATCGCGGCGCAGGCGGCGGTCGGCGGCGGCGCGACGTTTTGGGATGACGCGGGCGGCGCTGCGGCGATCACTGATCCGAATCAAGTGACAGGCCATACCTACCGGGCGACCAGCGCGGGCGGCAATGTCACGATCACCGATCTCACGACAAACCGCGTCCTGGTTTCATCAACGGCCTACGCCAACCTCGCCGATCCGCTGTTGGTCGTTCCTGGCATCTCCGCGGATATCCCCGCGGCCGATCCCGGGGCGGCTGATTACGACTGGGCGACGACCGTATCCACGATCAACCATTACGCCTTTATCGCCGATGCCGGTGCGAATCGTATCAAGGTTGTCGAGATCGGCAATTTCGCCTGGGCCGGCGATGAGCTCCCCGGCGACGCGAAAACAATGACGGCTCAACCGGCGGGCGCCGGACTTGTCGGCGCGACGGCCGACGTAGAATACGATTTGACCACCCCGGGAACCGTTCCCGACAATTGGGTGACTTGGACATTGACCGCTCCGATTAAAGAAGGCTCGCTCGATGAAATGACACTCGATCCCGACGGGACGCCCGCAACCTGGACCCGGATTGACAATCTGCAGACCGCGGGTCCCGGCGACCAGGTTTATGAGTTGGATTGGAGAACGGGGCAGATCACTTTCGGTGACGGCGTTCACGGCGAGAAACCGGCCGCCGCCACCGATATCCGATTCACATATACCGTGACGCCGGATGTCCTTCGCTATGGCACTGTCGGCAGCGGCAATGGACAATTCAGCAATCCGCACGGGATTTGCGCGCGTTGGAACTCGAGCTTGGGCTACTATGATGTCTATGTGGCTGATTCGGGTAACGACCGGATTCAAAAGCTGGCCTTCCACCCGCCCGAACCGGCCCTGCAAATCCCCGCTTACATACAATATGTCACCCAGTGGAGCACCGCCTCCTCGGGATCCGATGACCTCGTCACCCCCTGGGATCTGGATGTTGAGGATGACGGCAGCGGTGATGTTTATGTCGCGGTTGTCGACGCCGGCAATGATCGCATCGTGATCTATCATGATGTAGAAGCGGAGGGCGGCGGGGGTGCCACCGCTCCATCATACAGTACGTCCTTCGGCTCGACCGGCAACACACTCGGTGGTTTTGTACAGGCCGAAACCGTCGATCTCGTCGACAACGGAGCTGTTCTGGATGTTTATGTATCGGACGGCTCCAGAGACCGCGCCGTGAAGTTTGAAGCGGCTCCGGTCCCGACGATCGCGCTGACCTTTACGGGCGCAAGCGCCCTGCCGACGAGCTTCCCGCCCTCTTCATCTTATACATTCACCTTCTCAACACAGAATGCCCCTGACGGCGGCTGGGTCGATTTCTATTATGATACCGCCTCAACCTTCGATGCGGGCACGGCGGAACTCTGCTTCACTGCGGGAACGATATCTCCATCGGCCGGCACGACCGGATGGACTTTCTCGGCTTCACCGTCGGGCACACCGGCGGATGGGACCTACTACCTCTACGCGATCCTGCGCGACGGCCTCGGCGGCCTCACCGCTCAGGATCAATCAGCGAGCACCGAATTGCTGACAATCGACAGCGCTCTCACGACCGCATTGGCCGTGCGGGATCAGCGGGACGGGGACAAGGCTCTGCTCTTCCAGAACAACATGGAACAGTCGATTGAGATGCGTTTGATCTATCCCGACAGTGTTGTCGGCGCCTCCTACGGTGGAACCTTCCCCGCCGATTACCTTCAAATTGAAGGGATCGCACCGGGGAACGCCTGGGCGGGAACCGGCTACACCGACCTGCTCTTTAACAGCACTTATGACAATATCTCCGGGACCTATCTCATCTCGGCATCCGTCACCGGCGCGCCGACCGGCTTGAACGGCGCCGGCCCCTACGTTGTCGCGACGGTCCGGATGAAGGCGAAATCCACCGCCGTGACCGAGCAAACCCGGATCCAATCCGGATCGGTGGCCTTGAACACGAATCTCTCCCAGATAACCGATATCAACGGCGATGCCCCGATCGTGTGGAACCGGTACGCCCTCGACGCCAAGGTCGCTTACCTCGGTGATATCGCCAACACAACAGCAGGGACCGACTCGACCGTTCCCGTTCAACGACCGAATCCCGATGGGTATATCAATTTCGCAGATCAGATTGCCTTCACATTAGGATGGAACGGTGAAAACGGCATACAGGATCCGATCGCCGATATCGGCCCTGCGTCCGGATCGGCCCCCAGTTTGATTCCGGCGCCGGACAACAGCTGGGATGTCGACGATCTTCTGTCCTTCAGCACCCAGTTCTCCTGGTTCGCCTCTAAGGGTTATACAGGATCGCAGACCCTCAGCGCTTCTTGGAATCCTGCCTTTATGCCCCTGAATGATCCAGTGGAAGGCGCCGCCGAAATTAACGCTCGCTCCGATATGGAGACGGGGATCGAACCGATCCAAACGGTCGAGATCGTCGCCAGCCATGTTGAAGGATTAATGGGCGCCATGATCCGGCTCAGTTATGACGATTCGCAGATGGAATTCCTCGGCGCCGAGGACGGCGGTTTGCTGGGTCGCAGCGGCGGCTATGTCATGTTCCACACAATCGAGGGAGCAGGCCGGGTTGAAATCGACGCCACCCGCCTGCATCCGGAAGATCCCGGTGTCGACGGCGAGGGTGTTATCGCACGTTTCCATTTCAGAGTATTAAAAGGGAACGAGGCGCCCTTGATGATGGCTTACGACCTGAGAGATAAGTGCAACCATGTCATTGCACGCGGAGAAAAGGATCTCGCAGGAACATCGGAACCGGTCTATCTCGCGGCGCTTTATCAAAACGTGCCGAACCCGGTCCGCCCGACAACAAGCATCACGTATGCCCTGCCGCGGCAGGCTGACGCCAGGCTGGCCATCTATGATGTCCGGGGCCGGCAGATCCGTCTGTTGTCCGAGGGACCGCATACAGCCGGTTACCACACCATTGTCTGGGATGGCCGTAGTGACATGGGTGAACGGGCCGCCAGCGGCGTCTACTTCTATATGTTGAATACGGAAGAGATCCGTATCAGCAGGAAACTTTTAGTCACACGGTAA
- a CDS encoding glycosyltransferase: MSHHAITIAIAAYNSEAFITDALESILAQTRRPDQVVIVDDGSKDHTARRIRAWRRQHPLPHGLRVELIEQENRGLPAARNQAILRADSDLIALLDADDLLLPHHLEKLEEAFRIFPDIVFCFGDARLRENGDLGLRFLEGKRLDIVEFEEQEGFRILGSGLYESLIEGSYIPTASTLFRRKCWEDIGFFDEEIPFCDDRDFWLRLTRAGRFAFCPMVLAEKRRHEENMTHSKNLLRLRSSQLKVILKMLNQADAMPLTDHERRATVEALDHLVNGLLYSASRRGWRAYWTTGSSLPNNYKRLMLHPRRWLPAVAAQLGFIRQDEAGG; this comes from the coding sequence ATGAGTCATCACGCTATCACAATCGCCATCGCCGCCTATAATTCAGAGGCTTTCATCACCGACGCCTTGGAAAGCATCCTCGCCCAAACCCGCCGGCCGGATCAGGTTGTCATTGTCGATGACGGATCCAAGGACCATACCGCCCGCCGGATCCGGGCTTGGCGCCGGCAACATCCATTGCCGCATGGGCTGCGGGTCGAACTGATCGAGCAAGAGAATCGCGGACTTCCCGCGGCCCGCAATCAGGCCATCCTGCGGGCCGATTCCGATCTCATCGCCTTATTGGACGCCGATGACCTTCTCCTGCCCCATCACTTGGAAAAGCTCGAGGAAGCCTTCCGGATCTTCCCGGATATCGTCTTCTGTTTTGGTGACGCGCGTCTCAGAGAAAACGGCGATCTCGGCCTGCGTTTCCTGGAAGGCAAACGCCTGGATATCGTTGAATTCGAAGAGCAGGAGGGATTTCGCATCCTTGGTTCCGGTCTCTATGAATCATTGATAGAGGGCAGTTACATCCCCACCGCCAGCACTCTCTTCCGCCGAAAGTGCTGGGAGGATATCGGGTTCTTTGATGAAGAGATCCCGTTCTGTGACGATCGAGATTTCTGGCTGCGGCTGACCCGCGCCGGACGTTTCGCCTTCTGCCCTATGGTACTGGCCGAAAAACGCCGGCATGAAGAGAATATGACGCATTCGAAGAATCTGTTGCGGCTGCGATCATCACAGTTGAAGGTGATTCTGAAAATGTTAAATCAGGCGGATGCGATGCCGCTTACGGATCACGAACGGCGCGCCACGGTGGAAGCTTTGGACCATCTGGTGAACGGGTTGCTCTATTCCGCATCCCGGCGGGGATGGCGGGCCTACTGGACAACCGGATCATCCCTGCCCAACAACTATAAGAGACTGATGCTGCATCCCCGGCGCTGGCTCCCGGCGGTCGCCGCCCAGCTGGGGTTTATCCGGCAAGATGAAGCAGGCGGATAG
- a CDS encoding glycoside hydrolase, producing the protein MGKPNGVFRLFIFICLIVLPLAVQADEWINQRLNQDSTTELQNEEQIAINPANPNNMVAVWRDFRLGYRRLGWSYTFDAGASWTEGGLLEESHYPWHSDPGITTDLDGNFYVIILSYTSTSEPNGFFVQKSTDGGVTWGPSMTVIDQYPGVFEDKEFIACDRTDSAHAGNLYVTWARFSSITEIMYRRSTDSGQTWGNSIRVGDISNVQFPIPVVGRSGEVYIAWTSYYSSAILLDVSTDGGATFGADRTVVNVYTPSTELNGGVDAYSSPHMDADITDGPYSGRLYLSFMDRRGGFTDRDIWVMFSDDMGSNWSTPVRINDDTPGNGRDQFLPWLTVDNQGTVTVVFLDRRNDPQNRKYHCYLTQSTDGGLTWAANTQVSTEASDPNFAFTGNLPNDTAIDLGQPVISLSRAGLLGEYIGVVSHNGRAVPIWTDIRNLHQDAYAGFNSTGAGVESLEPSGGRGGLRLSRNPVHAGQRVFIQAPLGDMPAGRTPALLDIHGLDGRHIRTLTGDFSGAEAVYLWDGRMENGDLVNSGLYFLNLDSRSRVGGRIVIVK; encoded by the coding sequence ATGGGCAAACCGAACGGCGTCTTCCGGCTCTTTATCTTCATCTGCTTGATTGTTCTTCCGTTGGCCGTCCAGGCTGATGAGTGGATCAACCAGCGGCTGAATCAGGACAGCACGACGGAGCTTCAGAACGAAGAGCAGATTGCGATCAATCCCGCCAATCCGAACAATATGGTCGCTGTCTGGCGGGATTTCCGGCTGGGATACCGGCGGCTCGGCTGGTCTTATACATTCGACGCCGGCGCTTCATGGACCGAGGGTGGACTTCTAGAGGAATCCCATTATCCTTGGCACAGCGATCCCGGGATCACGACCGATCTCGACGGAAATTTCTATGTGATCATCCTCTCCTACACCAGCACCTCCGAGCCCAACGGCTTCTTCGTTCAAAAATCGACCGACGGCGGCGTCACCTGGGGTCCTTCCATGACGGTGATCGATCAGTACCCCGGCGTTTTCGAAGACAAGGAGTTTATCGCCTGTGACCGGACCGACAGCGCGCACGCGGGAAACCTCTATGTGACCTGGGCCCGCTTTTCCTCAATCACGGAGATCATGTATCGCCGCTCGACCGACTCGGGCCAGACCTGGGGAAACTCCATCCGCGTCGGGGATATCTCCAATGTGCAATTCCCCATACCGGTGGTCGGCCGCTCCGGCGAGGTCTACATCGCGTGGACGAGTTATTACAGCTCCGCCATTCTGCTGGATGTCTCCACCGACGGCGGGGCCACTTTCGGCGCCGACCGCACCGTGGTTAATGTCTATACGCCGTCGACGGAACTGAACGGGGGTGTCGACGCCTATTCGTCACCCCATATGGATGCCGATATCACCGACGGCCCCTACTCCGGGCGCCTCTATCTCTCCTTCATGGACCGGCGCGGCGGCTTCACCGATCGGGACATCTGGGTGATGTTCAGCGACGACATGGGATCGAATTGGAGCACACCGGTTCGCATCAACGATGACACGCCGGGCAACGGCCGGGATCAATTCCTGCCATGGCTCACGGTAGACAATCAGGGCACCGTCACTGTCGTTTTCTTAGACCGGCGGAATGATCCACAAAACCGCAAATATCATTGTTACCTGACGCAATCGACCGACGGCGGCCTCACCTGGGCGGCGAACACCCAGGTCAGCACAGAAGCGAGCGACCCGAATTTCGCTTTCACAGGAAACCTCCCGAACGATACGGCGATCGATCTCGGACAGCCGGTGATCTCACTCTCGCGGGCGGGTCTTCTCGGCGAGTATATCGGCGTGGTCTCCCACAACGGCCGGGCGGTGCCGATCTGGACCGATATCCGCAATCTCCATCAGGACGCCTACGCCGGATTCAATTCAACCGGTGCCGGTGTCGAGTCCCTGGAACCATCCGGCGGGAGGGGCGGGCTGCGCCTCAGCCGGAATCCGGTTCATGCCGGCCAGAGGGTTTTTATACAAGCACCTCTCGGTGATATGCCGGCCGGGCGGACTCCGGCCCTCTTAGACATTCATGGATTGGACGGCAGGCATATCCGCACCCTGACAGGTGATTTTTCCGGCGCCGAAGCGGTCTATCTATGGGACGGCCGCATGGAAAACGGCGACCTGGTGAATTCCGGCCTTTACTTTCTGAATCTTGATTCCCGGAGCCGGGTGGGAGGGCGGATCGTTATCGTTAAATAA